One window of Bactrocera tryoni isolate S06 chromosome 2, CSIRO_BtryS06_freeze2, whole genome shotgun sequence genomic DNA carries:
- the LOC120767677 gene encoding C-type lectin APL-like, protein MSWKIFLLQVFISVLYFTSLLAQEGEYKFSNKDADYLIVNDKKSWEDAKKFCKDKKQMQLVSFETQAKMVKFIIYLYKRAFLQSENVHPKSSVVFAYWTSGNNLENPNKFIWDTVKMPVEYFHWLNKHEEVPGGKGCILMGLKTFGRWTNASCDMPNLFICEKPH, encoded by the exons atgtcgtggaaaattttcttattaCAAGTGTTTATTTCGGTATTATATTTTACCAGTCTTTTAGCGCAAGAAG gcGAATATAAATTCTCTAATAAGGATGCCGACTACTTGATTGTTAATGATAAG AAATCATGGGAAGACGCtaagaaattttgtaaagacAAAAAGCAAATGCAATTAGTTTCTTTCGAGACACAAGCAAAAATGGTGAAAttcataatatatttgtataaaagag CCTTTCTACAAAGCGAAAATGTACATCCAAAAAGTTCTGTTGTATTCGCTTATTGGACATCTGGCAACAATTTAGAAAATCCCAATAAATTCATATGGGACACCGTTAAGATGCCGGTAGAATATTTTCATTGGCTGAATAAGCACGAAGAAGTACCTGGAGGTAAAGGCTGCATTTTAATGGGTCTGAAGACTTTTGGCCGCTGGACCAATGCATCCTGTGATATGCCTAATCTTTTTATCTGCGAGAAGCCTCATTAA